One genomic segment of Pleurodeles waltl isolate 20211129_DDA chromosome 11, aPleWal1.hap1.20221129, whole genome shotgun sequence includes these proteins:
- the LOC138266114 gene encoding uncharacterized protein, whose amino-acid sequence MYSDYEKNVQRQKLRKIKHFKKLFGPRTTCLAIIVVLLVILACIGWTIHTATEKRQPPTPTSAPMHTHVSLPPEIHARRQEYDNNTFIQMLHQHQLVTNLTDCWVCGNFPHTAAHAFQFPVFPVTAAYTCSLMSNVSIQTPLPGSRPVRRPGIITNNTLFEDFILQFQAKIHIACNCTDSPTMRRIMTLPRYPLMEYTFGPVSMKPKTISIRPRQAPLCICGQGRIPVGVSVCNATITYNTSTPYLNAPTGLYFVCGSKAYTWLPPGWSGICYIAFLLPPTFNKPPTYHRQRRDTVDQTDTSAQLFMDITKGLLPFWGPSVNSLQIRRLTRVLEATINETAGALANNTAELQATRMVALQNRMVLDVILADRGGACRIIGASCCVYIPDNSPSVFAAISRLHKIASVIHEDNGTPWSWTSGLWQVLVSWGWKVLIFLAIIAATFFTCCLCVQCGPALCGVCASMLTPKPTNIKENTERLMLQQQIDELLKIEVN is encoded by the coding sequence ATGTATTCAGATTACGAGAAGAACGTACAGAGACAGAAACtgagaaaaattaaacattttaaaaaattgtttggtCCACGTACAACGTGTCTGGCGATAATTGTAGTGCTTCTTGTCATATTAGCGTGCATTGGCTGGACCATCCACACTGCTACAGAGAAaagacagcctcctacaccaacgtcTGCGCCCATGCATACACATGTATCTCTACCACCTGAGATACATGCCAGGAGACAAGAATATGACAATAATACGTTCATCCAGATGCTACATCAACATCAACTTGTTACAAACTTGACAGACTGTTGGGTTTGTGGTAATTTTCCTCATACGGCTGCTCATGCATTTCAGTTTCCAGTCTTTCCTGTAACGGCTGCCTACACTTGTTCCTTAATGTCCAATGTTTCAATACAGACCCCCCTACCCGGTTCTAGGCCTGTGAGACGACCTGGTATCATAACGAACAACACACTCTTTGAAGACTTTATCCTTCAGTTTCAAGCCAAGATACACATCGCGTGCAATTGTACGGATTCTCCAACAATGCGTAGGATCATGACCTTGCCCCGCTATCCACTCATGGAATATACATTTGGTCCGGTCTCCATGAAACCAAAAACAATATCTATCAGACCTCGGCAGGCCCCACTCTGTATCTGCGGACAAGGACGCATACCTGTCGGAGTCAGTGTCTGTAATGCGACCATCACgtacaacacctccaccccttacCTCAATGCACCTACAGGACTATACTTTGTATGTGGGAGTAAGGCCTACACCTGGCTGCCACCTGGTTGGAGCGGCATTTGCTATATTGCCTTCCTTCTCCCACCAACGTTCAACAAGCCACCTACGTATCATCGACAAAGAAGAGATACTGTAGACCAAACAGACACTTCCGCACAGCTGTTCATGGATATAACAAAAGGACTGCTACCCTTTTGGGGGCCCTCGGTGAACAGTCTGCAAATACGACGACTAACGCGAGTCTTGGAGGCTACGATAAATGAAACAGCTGGAGCACTTGCCAATAACACCGCAGAACTCCAAGCTACCAGGATGGTAGCTCTTCAGAACAGAATGGTGCTTGACGTCATACTAGCAGATAGGGGTGGAGCTTGTCGCATCATAGGGGCCAGCTGCTGCGTTTACATACCAGATAATTCACCCTCAGTATTTGCAGCCATTTCAAGATTACATAAAATAGCATCGGTTATACATGAGGACAACGGTACGCCTTGGTCTTGGACTTCAGGTCTGTGGCAGGTGTTGGTCTCCTGGGGTTGGAAGGTTTTGATATTCCTGGCTATCATAGCTGCCACATTCTTCACATGCTGTCTATGCGTACAATGTGGTCCTGCATTGTGTGGGGTCTGTGCTTCGATGTTAACACCCAAACCCACCAATATCAAAGAGAATACTGAGCGACTAATGCTTCAACAACAAATTGATGAGCTTCTAAAGATCGAAGTGAATTGA